Proteins encoded together in one Bacillota bacterium window:
- a CDS encoding PDGLE domain-containing protein has translation MRERRHSRVHWWMLAAAGLVALLLAPVASSWPDGLERVAEDHGFIARAITLLRAPIPDYILPGVPGSAATALAGLLGVAVTFFVVWGLTRLALRATRH, from the coding sequence ATGAGGGAACGACGCCACAGCAGAGTTCACTGGTGGATGCTGGCGGCCGCCGGCCTGGTGGCGCTGCTGCTCGCACCCGTTGCCTCCTCCTGGCCGGACGGCCTGGAACGGGTAGCCGAGGACCACGGTTTCATCGCCCGGGCCATCACCCTCCTCCGGGCACCCATCCCGGACTACATCCTCCCCGGCGTGCCGGGCAGCGCGGCCACCGCCCTGGCCGGCCTCCTGGGGGTGGCGGTAACCTTCTTCGTCGTGTGGGGGCTCACCCGTCTGGCCCTACGCGCCACCCGCCACTAG